AGTAGCAAGGCTCCCACCGACCTATTTAATAACGACTTCGAAGCCATTAACCTCAGGCTGGACAAGAAGTTGGGAGCGGACACAAACACCGTGCAGATAaaggaggaggatgaagaTTCAATGCCGTCCCTGGAACCAGAACTTCAGCTTCATGAGGACCAAGAGGCGGAGGATTCAGCAGCTACGCAAATACCCTTTACCCAGACAAACTGGAAGGGTCAACTGAGCTTGCCAGTGAAGCAGGAAACGGTGACCTACAACCAGGTGAAGTCTGGATACGATAAGTGCTCATTGGCTCATTGCCAGCGGCAAAGATCGAAGCATGGCGTCCACATCTACAAGTTTCCCAAATCGAGGATCCAACAGGAGCGTTGGATGCACAACCTCCGCATCCGCTACGATGAGCGAAGGCCATGGAAGTTTATGATCTGCAGCGTGCACTTCGAGCCACACTGCATCAGCCTGAGGAAGCTGCGCCCCTGGGCGGTTCCCACCCTGGAGTTGGGCGACAATGTGCCCGAGAAGATCTTTACGAACGAACAGTGCCATGAACTCTTCACCGATCGCAGTGAGGTGGAAAGCAATGCCGATGAGGACGATGGACTGcaggaggatgaggacgaggaggatgagTACGAGGAGGATATGGGGACGGAGGTACGCATCAAGCGGGAGCGGCGTTCCAAGCTGGATCCTTGGCTGCCTGGGCAGGTTCCGCCGTGGAAAGTTAAGCAGTGTTGTCTTCCTTACTGCCGGGCCTTTCGTGGCGATGGCATCAAATTATTCCGGCTGCCCAATAACCGCACCTCCATACGAAACTGGGAGCTGGCGACGGGCATGGTGTTCAAGGAGTCTCAACGAAACACTCGCCTGATTTGCAGCCGGCACTTTGAGCCCGAGTTGATTGGGGTAAGACGTCTCATGCGTAACGCCATTCCCACGAGGCACTTAAATCCCCAGGCATCCTCAGACAAAGTTAAGAGAAAGCCGGATCCACCCCTCCCAATTGCAACCTGTTGCATGGCTGACTGTCATCATAATGGAAATGTTAAACTGCACAAGTTTCCCAGTGGTAAGTAGTACTAGTACAAAACTATAACAAAACTAATCTACATTTATTGTTCCTCTCATTAAAGACCCGGCGCTGCTTAGACAGTGGTGCCAGGCACTTAGGCTCACGGATACCCAGCGATATCGGGGCAAACATATTTGCTCGGTCCACCTGCCCTCTGACAGGACGGTTAGCTGTGTCATCTGCGGAGTGGACAATGTCCAGTTGCCGATGCTGGACTTTCCAGAGCAGCGCAATCAGCGCGCCAAGTGGTGCTACAATCTCAAGATCGAGGCCATATCCAAGTGGGACCACTCCAAGCACATTTGCTGTCGTCACTTCGAGTCGCAATGCTTCCTCCAGCCAGGTGAACTGCGTCCAGGTGCGATTCCCACGCTGCAGCTGAACCACAACGACACGAATATATTCCTCAGCGACTTCGCCACTGGTTCGACCGGCAATCGGATCAAGGATGAGCCGCAGGACAACGACGACATGCTGCTGGTTTAGTCTACCTACATGGAATCATTTTAGTCTAGTTTTATCTGTACCATTTGATAGAACTTTTTGTACAACCTTTGTACAATGCCACATCACGTCTTCTAGTTTTACCATGTAGTATCTACCGGTGATTTTAATGCGTTATTAACTCATAAATGGCTTGTGGAGAAAGGATATGCCAtgcaaagaaacaaacaacacaaaatgttccttaagtttttgttttactttttatacatACGCACTTTAACTGtgagaaaaatgtgttttagtTTCCGTAATACTGACATATATAAACTATAGATATACTACGTAATATCCTTGAgcgtatatgtgtatgtagaCTTGTAGATGGCCCAATATTAGTTGGAGGTTttctaaatatacatattactGAAACTAAACGTATTGCTTCTGCGATATGGGGTTTGTGattggaataaaataaatctattGAGAGGATTTTGGATTCCATATAAGTTGTGTAACTTTTACCATCgggaatattttaatttcaattttaatattttccttttatttggGTTATTGGTGTATTAAGCCCAcatgaaattataaatcaaataatccTGAGAGAACGATATAGTCTACTTAATTGACTATCGAATACGCGTAACTCTGCTGGGCAAAGAATACAAAACacgaaatttaaaattgtttagcaTATCGATATAatgatcctaatcaagaatcTTTATAAGGTCGAAAACGCAGCCTTCTACTTGTAACATGGATGTAGTTTTTActtcttttactctacgagtagcGGGTATTCAAAGTGTGgacgtttttttttaattttgaatttggcGGGTTTGTCTTCAATAAGTGGTACCAATCGcaaaaatcccaaaaaaaCAGGTTGGCAAGGCACTCAGCTGATTTTTAAATGGTCGCTATTATATCTAAAgcatcaaaacaaaaaggtaaCATTTGAAATAAACAACCTAAACTACAAACCAAATTTATTTACAGATTTGTCGTGCTTATCAGGTTATACAGCTGGAATACCAAAAAACCTCCACTATAAAATGGAGCAGGTCCTGGTGAAAGAGGAATCACAATTAGAAGACGAGGACATTCAAGTGTACAATGCGGCCCAAGTTAGAGTGGAGCATCTAGTAAAAGAAGAATACGAAGTGGACGAGGACTTTGCGATGCAGGTAAAGATTTCTATAAAGGAGAAGCTTTCGATGCTGGAAAAAGTTTCTGTTAAGGAGAAACTTTTCTGCTTGGCGAGAACTCTGTTAAAGAGGAGGATTCGATGCTGGACGCTATCCCCGATAAAGAGGAGTCTCCAGATAAGCAGTATCCAGTATAAGCAACAACCAAATCTTTTGAAAGGAAACGATGGAACGATGCCGACCTGTTGTATACCCACTTTGCACCAGGAGAACAGTCAATTCCAAATCTTTCGTTTTCCATGCTATGAAAATACTCTAATCCTGTCGCTTGTAAACACCCAGATTAAGCCTACTCTGGTTAATCCGCTCGAGCTTTATGTATGCTAGTTTCACTTTAAACCCAATGTTATGCAGGGTAATCAGCTTTTTAGGTCGGCGGTGCCAACTTTGTTCCTCGGCCAGGTGCATGTGATTCCGAATACCCAAAAGGATATGACGGCAGTTTTCAAGTAGGGTCAATTCAAAGTTCAGATGGTCAGGTGTGCCATTAAGGGATGCGATACCTTTTTGCCCAGAGACGGTGAAACCAAAGACATTaaaataacaagatgcgtaacgctatacgatttttttgcatacgttttttttgtgctgtCGCTATAACTGGCTCCAGGCTCCCTCGAAATTTcgttcaaaagccagagaccGGAGAGCTCTAGGGCCACCTttcagtaccaaaattcctcGCCTGTAATTTTCCTCGCGAGAGTTCGAAAAAACAAATCTGGCaggctttttctagcaaagtttcGAACACAGAATTCAAGCCGAATTCAGTCGTGGCTCAGCCGCTGCCTATGCCCtagttcatatttgttgttttttttcgaagtagttcaCAGCAGACCGAAAATGAAAGACgagaggagacaaaatcagagtcaAGGAAAAAACGCTATGTATAGACGTCTGAATAGCGTTCTAGTAATTTGagagatatttatatatttgtaagtgtatatttaatttatatttgttgatttaaggattttatGATGGAAACTCGTCAACCACCTATTAACCAACTGGCCGAGATCAGCCAACGTGTACGGGCCTTAGAAACCGCATTGGAGACGAACACgaagcagctggcggagacCACGAACCAGGTTGCAAGGATGGCGGACTTGTTGGAGTCATTTTTATTCAAGGGGAAGGCGAAGGATGTGACTGTGGAAGTGGCGTTCCCAGTCGCATCGGAAGAGGACCTTGTAGCTTTAGAGCTTAAAATAAGCTCAGTGTCAAAAGAACGCTACGTAAGTAAAGTATTTATAGTCTAAGTAATCGTAAAATTGattctgtgtttttatttttatacccgttactcgtagagtaaaagggtatactagattcgttgaaaagtatgtaacaggcagaaggaagcgattccgaccatataaagtatatatattcttgatcaggatcaatagccgagtcgatctgccatgtccgtctgtccgtcgtccgtccgtctgtccgtctgtccgtccgtccgtccgtccgtctgtctgtccgtatgaacgtcgagatctcagaactACAAAgatagaatgttgagattaagcatactgactccaggacatagacgcagcgcaagtttgtcgattcatgttgcacgccactctaacgccacaaacGCCACAACTGCtacgccacacttttgaaaatgttttgatattttttcattttgtattagtcttgtgaatttctatcgatttgccaataactttttgccacgccactgTAGCGCCACAAACGCCAAAACTGCACGCCacactttgaaaatgtttgatatttttttatttttctattagacttgtaaatttctatcgatttgcctaaaaacattttgccacgcccactctaacgcccaaaagccgccaaaaactgtcagtgttaaagactctccttcgcacttccactagctgagtaacgggtatcagatagtcggggaactcgactatagcgttctcttttgttttgtttcagaTGGAAGCTATAACCAAAATTTTAAAGCGCAACCATTTGCCCAAGGCAATCAAGGGCATTTTGACGGAACCGCTCTTGTGCGCCTATAACATAGACGGCCTTAACGGGAAAAAGTctttaaaagcatttcccaAATTCTTTTCCGTTATGATtggtatgtatatttgtaatttagctatatattatttaaatatttttctttacagATAGTATAAGCACATTAGAAGGCCAGCAGCCAGCGGAGAAGGCCTTGGCCCATGCACTGACATGTgctaaaaataatgcaaataaaaaaagaaaaaaattaatgtaaataaaacaaaaaaattatttaaatgtttaacttttttacattttttgggagatttttTCTGGACTTACAGGTATTTTCCCGATGAATCCTAGAGGAATGCTTATTTTTCGACATTCCCCAGGAACTTTGAATTCCTCGACAAGAACGCTTGTTCCTCGCCGCTTTGTATGGAAAATTCCCCGGGATTCCTCGAGGATTACTTGGGGAATCCTTAGGGattggtactgaagggtacACAAGcaagaaaattatatttttagatttttacgctctcaattttaggcgagcgaaaagagagcaatttggtcgtcaccaaaaaagtggatgcatagtgcaaaaccaatgtatggccgtaACGTAAGTCATTGGGCTAAGGAAAGTGAATCTGATTTTTTGGATTCAGGTTCAATTGACGAAGAGTACGAAGAGCAATCGAAAGGAGGAGATCAAGCATTGGAAGAACTTCTCGAAGCATCCCAAAAGCCCAACCGTGAACATGATATCCTATCCGAGCAGAAGAAGTACAGCGCCTATCGCTGCatttttccattccattaATGACTTATCCAGGATGCAGGACCTCCTTTGACGACGTAACCAGAACTTTTCGGCTACACAACCTTCCAGAATCCGAAGATTACGCCAATATGCTACACAATACCCAAGTAAAAATGACCAGAGAGACTGGCGCAGCTTTCGCATATGCAGCCTCCACTTTGATCAGGATTGCTTTCCAGGGTGAAGAAGGGGCCAGTGCCAACGCATCGCTTGGAGGAGAAAAGAAAGCCTCTGTTCGTAGTTTACGAAAGTGAGTGGATAGCCAAGAAAAGAAAGCCTCCATCCCGGTTTCCCAGAACAGTGAaggattttgtttactttattacTAAACAAAGTTGAATTTTTTGTAATCTCTGAATATCGTTGCTCTTTGGTTTTCAATAATTTGTAAGAATATCTtctttccaaaaataaatgcagttATTGGTAATATTCGTGTActaatgtataatatatattttatataaggGTATgagtaaatattttctaagTGTATGCATTACATAAATTCATGTTTGTTACTAGTACGGAGACGTTAATATTGAGTGTGACTATGTATCGGAAGggtaaaaattaatttatgcatataaAATCTGTAgttacaattaaaataaaatcatcaCTGTCTGACAGTCTAgaaaatgaataattaaataattgcaaaGAATAATAAAGATACTTTTAACTTAAATGGTGATTGCGGGATCTAAATCTAATTTATACTGTTAGGACTTAACAAAACACTtggaattaaacaaatatttctttactGTCAGAAGAACCTTAACTAACAGAGCACGTGAACAAGGGGCTACTGTTTTCCCGCCTCGTTTGCGGACGATCCATCTTCGTTGTGTGGATAATTGGCGTCCAGGAAGAGATTACGATCAGATTTGTTTGACTGCAAAGGGATACTTGGTTATATACTGCTGTgaataaagtaaagtaaaagtaCCTCTCGGTACTTTTGCAGGTAAATAGACAGAGGTTCCACGTAGTTATCGAATCCCAGATTGCTGAACGCAACCAGCAGGTCGTCCCCATTGACTGTCTTGCGATTTTCGGCAACGCTACGTTCGATGGCCTCACTGCTAATGAAGGATATGAATTCAGAGACGCACTCCTGGATGCACTCTCGTGCATCCTTGGCTATCTTGCCGTTCTGCGGCACCGGCACCTTCATGATCTTAATGATGTTGCAAATGGGCAGAAATCGGTCCTGTTCCCGAAGCATTATCCCTCCATCCTGCTTGTCTGAATCGTCTGCGGGGGTAAATTAGCAGTGTCCAGCAACAAAACACACGTTTGTGGGTGGCATTTCGCTTACCGCCGGACGcttcgtcctcctccttgACCAGCATGTCGTTCAGATACTGTTGCGAGTCCTCGCTATTACTCATATCTAGAATTTTTATCAGATTTCTTTAAgggatttgcttttgtttactttgccaAATTCGAGGTTTATCGTCAATCGATAACGACCAATAGTGGTGAAGGCTTACCGCTCCACCCGATAGTTCCTTCGCTGGATCTGGCAACGCCGTCCATTTCGATAGTCCTCTTCTGATCGCAGCGGTATACAGCGGTATTTATTGCGCTGCTGCTCTCTTCTTCTTGATATTGATAGTTGTTGATCTGATATTCTCTGATCGGAGCGAAATGCAGGCGAATTTGGCGCTGGCCAAGGGGGAGATAGACATGGAGGACACCAAGATCAAGTTAGAGCCGCAGGACGAAGTGCCGCACAGTGCCGTCAAAATTCTGAGCGGTAAGCTTGCAATGCTGCTcacatgcatgtgtgtgtgagtgctgctAGGTGCTGTAGTGTTGGTGTCGCTGCTATTCTATTACGCACTTTACCGTTAACTTTTAATTCTTGTTAAATTTGTCCACCCTACAGCATGTGATACGCTGAAAATTTTGGACGAGGGAACTCAAATGATAACAGTGCCGATTAGGGATCGTTTGCGTTCCGAGGACGAGCGGCTATTTATCGCCAGTCTTGGACTTGATCAGCAACAGGTAAATATACATAACCTAAAAAAGCACATTCGTGCACAAGGGGCGTAGTGGAAACGGGGTTTCGAGGATCCCGTTTCggtattcaattttatttataagcaaGAATTCAGATTCAAAAATCTAAACTAATATATACAGTAGATAAGTATGTCATATTTTCACAATTAatcatatgtatttatgtttttataataATCTAGCgtatttaaaagtatatatcTAAATTGtcttttttaacttaaaaatacaaaattatgaaacaaatcaaattagcTAATACTTTTACACCTCCAGATATTTGCATCTCCATTGGAAAACAACCCAACCCCAAAAGATTGCAATATTTGCCAGTACAAGTTTAAAAGCCAACTGGATATATCAGGGCACCAGGTCCACCATGAAATGAACTTTCATTTCTGTCGCCTGGGCTGTGGCATATGGTTGGATACTCTCGAAAAGATTCTTGAGCATGAATATCGTCAACACTCCCAGCCGGGACATGTGTTTTGCTGTAGGGTGAGCTCATCTGTATTAAACTTTCAACCACAGATTGATTAAACAGTAAACTGCTTAGGTTTGcgattttttggcaaaaggTGCGGACGACCTGGCTCGCCATATGCAACGGCACGTTTACATATATCGCTTTGTTTGTTCCATTTGTCGTCGACATTTTGATTCCAAACAGAGTCTTAATTTGCATAGGAAGCAGAGCCAGGACGATTGCAGACGTGTGGATTTCAGACAGGGGCTATCTCCGAAGCCGGAACTTGTGGCAGTTAGTACGCCGGTGCCTTCAAAGTCTTTTTGCAATGTGCAGATAAAAGAGGAGCCCCTTAACGCAGACGATAGAGATCAAATGCTATTGGAAGACAACCCCCCCCTTAACATAAAATTGGAGCTACAGGACTACGAAATACCAGATGTGAGCATTAAGGAGGAACAGTCAAATGGTACGATCTGGCCAGCCATACCTACTCCGTTAAGGAATAAACTGCGCCTGCCAGCTTTGAGCTCCACCAAAATGCAGTTGGACTTAAAAAGTTAGTTTTTttgcaataataatttaaaataattatttaaatacatacacCTTCTAAGCAGGTGTTAAGCGAAATGGACTACCAACATCTAACGCGGAATCTCTTAACAAAAAATCTCTTCACGCAGTGATTTCCGATAATTCAAATATTCTTCCAATTTGTAACCAAGACTCTGTGGCACATACAAATTCTTCAATTTCAGCCAATATACTGAAAGTGTTACCTAGTAACTGCATGGTCATCAAGTTGCCCGCCAACACAAAAATCTTTAAGATGCCAGGTCAAGCTCCAACTGTCCCTAAGAATTCGTTTACTGTAACTGTGAATGGTACGGAGAATTTAACCAACGTCATAAAGATTCCGCAGGCGATAAGTATAAGTACCGTCAGTTCTGTTGATAATCCTCCAAGTATTGCTACTCCTGATACTGTTAGGACTGTGTTAACACCCCAAACTCACAGTCGATCATCGTGCTTCCTTGTCGACGCATTTAACAAATCCGAGAGCAGACCCGAGTCCATGAAGATAATCAATGAATTTCGTAATCAAATTCGCTCCATTGAAAAGACATTGCCACTGCCAGGAACAGTGCTACAATCCTCCAAAGTAAAGATTAATGAATCAACGCCATCTGCTACGGATGCACCCAGACCCGTAGAACTGATCCTCAATGCGTTGTCTTTTATGGTGGCCAAGGGGCTGCAGATCCAGTACCCGCTATATCGTTTTATGTGGACTTGTCCGCTATGCCAGCGAATTTTCGAGAAGCATTGCGCATTTCGTACGCATCTGGCTAGCAAGCATGACTTAACGGATGAAAAGTGTAACACTCTTAAAGTGGTCTTAATGCCTTCTAAAAGTAAGTAAACTCAAATCATTTTGAAAAGCATTTACTAATTCCCTTTTCAGTACTTTCACAGGACTCAGGAAATGCTGCAACTGAAAAAGTGAATGTGCCATCGGCTACGATTGTGGAATCAAATCCACAATCGCCTGTGATTCCTCCCGAAGTACACAATACTGTTAATTCGCCTTTTCTTGTATCCGGAGGGGTTGCTCCTTTAACAGATCAGACTTCCGCACTATCTAATATTCCTGTTAACAAAGGTTTATCGCCGACAAGTGTAAATAAGCAAACATCAAAAGGCTCCAAGAAGTCCAAAAACAATCAACTGAATTGTACACAGTTCCAGTGCACCGAATGCTCCAAAGTGTTTACTACTTTTGGAGCCCTCCGCATCCACAAGTCAATACACACGGGAGAACTGCCTCACAAGTGCAACTACTGTGATACACGTTTCCGAACTCCTGGACAAGTGCGAGTTCATCACCGTCGCCACACCGGAGAGAAACCATTTAAGTGCAAGGTGAGAAGGGTCTATATCGTTAAGAAACGCCTTTTGGTTTATAAAATAAGGGATTATGCTTACTCTGGAGAAACTAGATATTAgctttttgatttataaaaatcttACTGTTTCCTTTCCAGATTTGCTCGTTAGACTTTACTCACCGGGAAACTTTAATTTCCCATCTATCGCGTCATATTGGAATGAAGCGGTATAAATGCTACGGATGCGATAAATACTTCGTAGTTGTCAGCGGCTTACGTGCCCATCGTCGTCTCCGGCCAGACACATGTGGGAAGGTGAAGTTCACTGCTCGAGCCCATGGTCCCCGCGTGCGGGTCATTAGGGGAGAGGTGGTGTTCGAGCATCATCCAGAGCACAACGGCTATCTACGCAGTGAAGACCCGCTCAACATTTTGTCCCAACGTGATCAAACCGACTCAACCCAACCAGAAACTGCAAAGGgtataaattaattgttttgttttgtttttttttaaggtacAATATCTTTactgtgtttatttttgaacCAATTGGATAACGCCATTTCGATATAGATcgtatttttttgaaaaacacGATGATTTATTCATCAGAAAGTAGGATCTGGATCCATAAGAAATTAACATTGATATTGCCATGAATTATCATTAATTTCTAAGTCTTCAATTATGTTCCAACAAAGTCCATGAAAATATACGTATCTGCTATTAAAAATACACTCAATGGTGGACTAATATAATGGGACTTctaaaattattcaaaacaTTTCTTATCAGTGAGTGAATTATTAGGATGATATTTTGAATAAGAGCAACCTCTCTTTCATTGCCAACCTCGAAAGCGATTTGTGATAACAATATAATGCCGGTGTGCTGTCACcctaagcaaaaaaaataatccgCTTTTACTTATCATTCcttgttgtttaaattttttattgactTAAGTGCATATGTTTAGAACCTTTCCTTGAAGCTCATGATTTTTACAAAGAGAGGTTCGTGCTGCTGTATATCAGTAGAAACGGTGTATTCGTTGATTGCATTGAAAAGCTCACTTTCCCGACCTATAGTGGCCGGAGTCAACATAGCTTTCATTTGGATGGCACCTTCCACAAACTTATTATGGAGATGCTCATCCTCCCTGACGAATTCACTGCTAACGCCTAGTAAACCCAATAAGCTCATTCCAATCACCTGCGATTCAGGCGCTGATTGACTCAGCTTGTTGTTGAGTCCTTCAAATACCTGTTGCAGTTCgtagatgtacatatatttctcGCCAGTGGTGCCTCTCAAGCGGAGACTCTTGCCTTTGTTGGCATAGGCCTGAAGAGTAGCGGTTCCCGGTCCGCGATGCTCAGCGGGAACGCTGTCCACAACATGCTGCACGAAGTTGATGGTGAGGCTCATCATGTTATGAATTTGAATGCCACGTATGGTCTCGGCATAGCCAAAGAAATGAGCTAGAATCTCATTTTGCGATTTTGGAGGAGCAGCACAGGCCAGACTCTGTGGAATATTCATTGCGTTAAAACAATGTGATCCGATTTGCtgtgttttaatatttaccaCAGCAGATATGacaagtatatacatacaccgCATCTTCAACAAATGATTTAATTCGACTCAAATAAATTTACGCAGAGATAGGCTTTTTATACACATGTCGCTATCAGTAAATCGTTTATTTCTTtcatgaaatattttctttatatgATGAATTGTCTAATGAGATAAAGGAAAGTCGATTAGAAACTAGAAACGAAACTATTTTCAGATGCTATTGAACTTTCCGTATAATGTCTTGGGGGGGCATTCCAACGGAAAAGTGTAGGAAATGCTCTGaagaatattaatataatGTTACATTAATAATTGCACTACCGATAACGTTTGAATACGAAAATTTCTGACCGGAATTTATTATACCcgatactcgtagagtaaaagggtatactagatttgttaaaaagtatgtaacaggcagaaggaagcgtttccgaccatataaagtatatatatatatcagcatcaatagccaagtcgacCTGACCAAGTCCGTCTCTCCGACTATGCATAGAACTTACTGTAACcgtttactctacgagtaataattaaaattaaaggcacGGGTTTTAATTTcatcttttattatttctgatcattcagtttgcagttttttgAAAATGATATAGTATTTGTATGGTACTTTTAAACATAATATGACATCCTTACCCATACTTTAATGCGAAATACATACGCTCTTCTGTTTGCTTGATTAGTATAATCATTAtattgtttgct
This sequence is a window from Drosophila teissieri strain GT53w chromosome 2R, Prin_Dtei_1.1, whole genome shotgun sequence. Protein-coding genes within it:
- the LOC122612528 gene encoding uncharacterized protein LOC122612528 isoform X2 produces the protein MQANLALAKGEIDMEDTKIKLEPQDEVPHSAVKILSACDTLKILDEGTQMITVPIRDRLRSEDERLFIASLGLDQQQIFASPLENNPTPKDCNICQYKFKSQLDISGHQVHHEMNFHFCRLGCGIWLDTLEKILEHEYRQHSQPGHVFCCRVCDFLAKGADDLARHMQRHVYIYRFVCSICRRHFDSKQSLNLHRKQSQDDCRRVDFRQGLSPKPELVAVSTPVPSKSFCNVQIKEEPLNADDRDQMLLEDNPPLNIKLELQDYEIPDVSIKEEQSNGTIWPAIPTPLRNKLRLPALSSTKMQLDLKSVKRNGLPTSNAESLNKKSLHAVISDNSNILPICNQDSVAHTNSSISANILKVLPSNCMVIKLPANTKIFKMPGQAPTVPKNSFTVTVNGTENLTNVIKIPQAISISTVSSVDNPPSIATPDTVRTVLTPQTHSRSSCFLVDAFNKSESRPESMKIINEFRNQIRSIEKTLPLPGTVLQSSKVKINESTPSATDAPRPVELILNALSFMVAKGLQIQYPLYRFMWTCPLCQRIFEKHCAFRTHLASKHDLTDEKCNTLKVVLMPSKILSQDSGNAATEKVNVPSATIVESNPQSPVIPPEVHNTVNSPFLVSGGVAPLTDQTSALSNIPVNKGLSPTSVNKQTSKGSKKSKNNQLNCTQFQCTECSKVFTTFGALRIHKSIHTGELPHKCNYCDTRFRTPGQVRVHHRRHTGEKPFKCKICSLDFTHRETLISHLSRHIGMKRYKCYGCDKYFVVVSGLRAHRRLRPDTCGKVKFTARAHGPRVRVIRGEVVFEHHPEHNGYLRSEDPLNILSQRDQTDSTQPETAKGIN
- the LOC122614209 gene encoding uncharacterized protein LOC122614209 isoform X1, coding for MEQVLVKEESQLEDEDIQVYNAAQVRVEHLVKEEYEVDEDFAMQDFMMETRQPPINQLAEISQRVRALETALETNTKQLAETTNQVARMADLLESFLFKGKAKDVTVEVAFPVASEEDLVALELKISSVSKERYMEAITKILKRNHLPKAIKGILTEPLLCAYNIDGLNGKKSLKAFPKFFSVMIDSISTLEGQQPAEKALAHALTCAKNNANKKRKKLM
- the LOC122614242 gene encoding transcriptional activator hap3; the encoded protein is MSNSEDSQQYLNDMLVKEEDEASGDDSDKQDGGIMLREQDRFLPICNIIKIMKVPVPQNGKIAKDARECIQECVSEFISFISSEAIERSVAENRKTVNGDDLLVAFSNLGFDNYVEPLSIYLQKYRESNKSDRNLFLDANYPHNEDGSSANEAGKQ
- the LOC122614209 gene encoding uncharacterized protein LOC122614209 isoform X2 is translated as MEQVLVKEESQLEDEDIQVYNAAQVRVEHLVKEEYEVDEDFAMQDFMMETRQPPINQLAEISQRVRALETALETNTKQLAETTNQVARMADLLESFLFKGKAKDVTVEVAFPVASEEDLVALELKISSVSKERYSKRVY
- the LOC122612528 gene encoding zinc finger protein 26 isoform X1 codes for the protein MQANLALAKGEIDMEDTKIKLEPQDEVPHSAVKILSACDTLKILDEGTQMITVPIRDRLRSEDERLFIASLGLDQQQIFASPLENNPTPKDCNICQYKFKSQLDISGHQVHHEMNFHFCRLGCGIWLDTLEKILEHEYRQHSQPGHVFCCRVCDFLAKGADDLARHMQRHVYIYRFVCSICRRHFDSKQSLNLHRKQSQDDCRRVDFRQGLSPKPELVAVSTPVPSKSFCNVQIKEEPLNADDRDQMLLEDNPPLNIKLELQDYEIPDVSIKEEQSNGTIWPAIPTPLRNKLRLPALSSTKMQLDLKTGVKRNGLPTSNAESLNKKSLHAVISDNSNILPICNQDSVAHTNSSISANILKVLPSNCMVIKLPANTKIFKMPGQAPTVPKNSFTVTVNGTENLTNVIKIPQAISISTVSSVDNPPSIATPDTVRTVLTPQTHSRSSCFLVDAFNKSESRPESMKIINEFRNQIRSIEKTLPLPGTVLQSSKVKINESTPSATDAPRPVELILNALSFMVAKGLQIQYPLYRFMWTCPLCQRIFEKHCAFRTHLASKHDLTDEKCNTLKVVLMPSKILSQDSGNAATEKVNVPSATIVESNPQSPVIPPEVHNTVNSPFLVSGGVAPLTDQTSALSNIPVNKGLSPTSVNKQTSKGSKKSKNNQLNCTQFQCTECSKVFTTFGALRIHKSIHTGELPHKCNYCDTRFRTPGQVRVHHRRHTGEKPFKCKICSLDFTHRETLISHLSRHIGMKRYKCYGCDKYFVVVSGLRAHRRLRPDTCGKVKFTARAHGPRVRVIRGEVVFEHHPEHNGYLRSEDPLNILSQRDQTDSTQPETAKGIN
- the LOC122612529 gene encoding uncharacterized protein LOC122612529 — encoded protein: MRCMYILVISAVSLACAAPPKSQNEILAHFFGYAETIRGIQIHNMMSLTINFVQHVVDSVPAEHRGPGTATLQAYANKGKSLRLRGTTGEKYMYIYELQQVFEGLNNKLSQSAPESQVIGMSLLGLLGVSSEFVREDEHLHNKFVEGAIQMKAMLTPATIGRESELFNAINEYTVSTDIQQHEPLFVKIMSFKERF